The following coding sequences are from one Pelmatolapia mariae isolate MD_Pm_ZW linkage group LG4, Pm_UMD_F_2, whole genome shotgun sequence window:
- the wnt9b gene encoding protein Wnt-9b has protein sequence MRSRLPRTACLLRIIALCILLSHTAAYFGLTGREPLVFLPGPFSNEAPSGKAHLKQCEQMTLTRRQKRLCRREPGLAETLRESVRLSLLECRYQFRNERWNCSLDGRGSLLKRAFKETAFLLAVSSAALTHALAKACSSGRMERCTCDDSPGIQHREAWQWGVCGDNLKYSTKFLKKFLGQKRVSKDLRAQVDAHNINVGIRAVKSGLKTTCKCHGVSGSCAVRTCWKQLSPFHDTGRLLKYRYDTAVRVLSVTNAATGETELASPRRQGQSLRTTDLVYLEDSPSFCRPSRYSPGTGGRSCAKDTSCQSLCCGRGYNTAMRLTSLSCHCQVRWCCHVECQTCVREEEVYTCKNA, from the exons ATGCGCTCCAGGCTCCCGAGGACCGCCTGCCTATTGCGAATCATTGCACTCTGCATCCTTCTGTCGCACACTGCAGCTTATTTTGG ACTGACAGGTCGGGAACCCCTGGTGTTTTTACCAGGTCCGTTTTCCAATGAAGCTCCATCAGGAAAGGCCCACCTGAAGCAGTGCGAACAAATGACTCTGACGAGGAGACAGAAGAGACTCTGTCGCAGGGAGCCGGGCTTGGCCGAGACGCTTCGGGAGTCGGTGCGCCTCAGCCTCCTTGAGTGTCGGTATCAGTTCAGAAACGAACGCTGGAACTGCAGCCTGGATGGTCGGGGAAGTCTTCTGAAAAGAG CTTTCAAGGAGACTGCATTCCTGCTGGCAGTGTCCTCTGCAGCACTGACCCATGCACTTGCCAAAGCGTGCAGCTCAGGTCGAATGGAGAGGTGCACTTGTGACGATTCCCCCGGGATCCAGCATCGGGAAGCGTGGCAGTGGGGGGTCTGTGGTGACAACCTGAAATACAGCACCAAGTTTCTCAAAAAGTTCCTCGGCCAAAAGAGGGTCAGCAAGGACCTGAGGGCTCAGGTGGATGCCCACAACATCAACGTTGGAATTCGG GCAGTGAAGAGCGGACTGAAAACAACCTGCAAGTGTCATGGTGTCTCCGGCTCTTGTGCTGTACGGACTTGCTGGAAGCAGCTGTCTCCTTTTCACGACACTGGACGCCTGTTGAAGTATCGATACGACACTGCTGTGCGAGTGCTGAGCGTCACCAACGCAGCCACTGGGGAGACCGAACTCGCAAGCCCCCGTCGCCAAGGTCAGAGCCTCCGGACTACCGACCTGGTCTACCTGGAAGACTCCCCCAGCTTCTGCAGGCCCTCTCGCTACTCCCCTGGTACAGGTGGCCGTTCGTGCGCCAAAGACACAAGCTGTCAGAGTCTGTGCTGCGGACGTGGTTATAACACAGCCATGCGCCTCACCAGCCTGTCTTGCCACTGCCAGGTACGCTGGTGCTGCCACGTGGAGTGTCAGACATgtgtgagagaggaggaggtgtATACCTGCAAAAATGCATAG
- the arf2a gene encoding ADP-ribosylation factor 2a encodes MGNFASLFSKLFGKKEMRILMVGLDAAGKTTILYKLKLGEIVTTIPTIGFNVETVEYKNISFTVWDVGGQDKIRPLWRHYFQNTQGLIFVVDSNDRERVGEAKEELMRMLAEDELRDAVLLVFANKQDLPNAMNAAELTDKLALHSLRHRNWYIQATCATTGDGLYEGLDWLSSQLRNAK; translated from the exons ATGGGAAATTTTGCTAGCCTTTTTAGTAAATTGTTTGGAAAGAAGGAGATGAGGATCCTGATGGTAGGACTGGATGCTGCTGGAAAGACCACCATCTTGTACAAGCTCAAACTGGGAGAAATTGTTACCACAATCCCTACCATTG GTTTTAACGTTGAGACGGTAGAATACAAAAACATCAGTTTTACAGTGTGGGATGTCGGCGGTCAGGACAAAATCAGGCCGCTTTGGAGGCATTACTTCCAAAACACACAAG GCCTCATCTTTGTAGTGGACAGTAATGACAGAGAGCGAGTGGGTGAGGCGAAGGAGGAGCTGATGCGAATGCTGGCTGAGGATGAGCTGAGAGATGCCGTGTTGCTCGTGTTTGCAAATAAACAG GACCTGCCCAACGCCATGAATGCAGCTGAGCTCACAGACAAACTGGCCCTGCACTCCCTGCGTCACCGTAACTGGTATATCCAGGCCACATGTGCTACTACTGGAGACGGTCTCTACGAGGGTCTGGACTGGCTTTCAAGCCAGCTAAGGAACGCAAAATGA